TTCTTTCAtgcatttacaccatcatctgcaattaaacctggataacaggttatgcaggttttctggactgcataacaagttatgtaacaaattttgtagatgcataacaggcatccattttcgcgactgcataacatattatgcagatattattgtaggtgcatgacaagttatgcagtctttctttttgttagttttaatagtgacaaaaatgttgctgcataacgtgttgcgcaaccgttttctggactgcataacaagttatgcaacaaattttgtagatgcataataggttatgcatccatttttataaatgcataacatattataTAGCTATTTTTATGAATGCATAACATAACCATATCAAGAAACACCTTATACGCTCTTAGTATCttattgttttcaatcaaaaactcAATAAAACCTTTAAAACACAAATTAGACAGGATTACACCTTTACTGCACAACCAATTATATGTCGAAACTGAATGTTCTAAGTCTCTAGTTCTAACATACCCTTCAATCAACTCACTGGAGATGCCATGACAACCTGATAAAGATCCTAAGGGATCCATAATCTTAAGAACAGACTCACCTTCTTTAAGCAACCCAACCCTGATAAGCAATGAAGCCATGATATTATAGGATTCTGGTAAATGCTCAAAATCCTGAGAAGCAAGATTAAACAATTCCCATAAAGATCCcacctttttcttttcatttgaaAAATTCCCAGAAGCAAAATTGAAAcccaataaaatttgatgaacatCATGAGGTTTCAAACTCCAAGTCCTCCAAAAGCTACGTATAGGTTCAGGTGATATATAAGAAAGTTTTAGAAGAATTTCTTTCAGAGAATAAATTTGAACAAAGTTCTCATTTTTCTGATTCACCCAGAGATATGAAATCTTGCAAGCAAGAGATTCTACGATTACAGAAGGATTAATCAGAGTGTGGGTTTTGTTAATTAGGTCTGGAGATTCAGTATATGAGTTGCAAATCTACAATCATCTGTAGCTTTCAGATGGATAAATGTAGGCGATGTAATGGTGAGATCGAGAAGAGGTTGACTGGGTTCGATGGGAATCTGAAGATTAAGGAATTGGGGGAGTTTAAAGAAGAAATTTAAGCTCTGTATTGGGTGACTGATGATTGTTTGTTGCTAATGGAAGAATCGGTGATGAATAATGGAGAAACTAGGGTTTAACTCAAGTATGAAAGTCCAGTAAGATGGTTCGATGTTTGAGAAGAATTAACAGGTTAGTAGATTTGAGTGATGGGTCAGATTCAGATTGAGAATGATTGACGCTAGGATTTTTGACAAGAATTCATGGGATTTTATATTTGTTGTTGAGTTGAAGAACGAGAAGATACATAAGGGTTTTGGCTGGATTTGGTTTTGATAACGAGAAATTAGTGAGGAATGAATGGAATTGTTGTGTCGTTTTGATTCGaatcaacaaaaaataatattaggaaagaagaataaaagaagtaATGAAAGAAAAACGAGGAGGAATAAGGaagaaacaattttagaaattTTGAGTGTGGGAGAAATTTTCAtcgagaaaatgggtgcgcgcctccAGTTTTTTGTCGGTGAGTTTGACTGTGGGAGAAATCTGAAAAATGGATgtgactgtagttttcacttgtTTATACTGGTGCGCTTGCGAGGCCCATGTGTTTTTTTCCCATTTTCTTCATTGATTCAATCATCATACGAAATGTCCCTGAAAAGACATGAATGCTTTCGGCCACTGTTTTCACTCTTAATTCTACGCTATTGACTTGTCTGTTTACTAGATCTTTGTAAGCTTCTGTACACCAACAAAATTCTACGTGGAAGTCCTCGAGACAGACTGATCAAACGTCTTGCACCCTTGTCAAACACAAACAACATCGGAGCCACCTCCCATTATTTGAAATGCAAATACTATAATGGCCACCTCTCCAATTACTTTGTATTAACCTGCTGCCCctaagaaattatggaaaacaaACCTGGTGTAGAATCAACAAGTTGGCTATTGATCAAAAGCTTTATCTGTTTTATTTGAACATCAGGCAGTGATGGGCCCTTCCGTAGCTGCACCTGTGCTCCAAGTTAGTAAGTtggcgaatgattcgcgaattatTTTCGAATTTttacgtatcacgaattttaccgtcttattcgcgaaCGTTTACAACTCCGaatccaagtcgcgtattatgtggcatttccgaattattcgcgaatcgttcacgaattttatgTATCTCGAATGATACGTACGCTTAATtttccataaattctttagcttttacgttttcaaagaccctatttttgggctttactgcctcccgaacatacacgacccaataatagacgtgttgtaatttttatgaaacaaaaatgactgaagagatttgaaggtgaaggtgaaggtgagagagatctcaaactcactaaccaagcatctaaaccaccatatgacgtcctcttggatgactaatgttgtatatataattaatatcatcatattaagtttattttttctttaaataactcacacatatgcataaaattggtctatgaccttataaatacaaattatttgttatatatggataccgaattttcagagccgaactcacatttataaatcgaattatacacgtacgcatgccgttccgaattactgacgaatcacgtcccgttgatcgAATTTTTGAGCGAATctagattttacaaaaccgtataatactcgtacgttcgccgttccgtacgtttgtcgaatcccgaattgctaactaggcctgTGCTAAACATACAATAAAATTCCCACCTCGAGTCATTGCCTAAAGAAAGGTAGAAGACTAATGATCACAAGCCATAAAGAAGTATAAATGCATTAATCCTAGCTTAAAAAGTATCAATGTGAACAGAGCATTTAGAAATAACGCATATGTGATAGAATGATAAAGACACAGAATCCATCACAAacaaaatgaagaaagaattcAGAGTTATATGATACTAAGGGTTCATATATCAAATCAGGCTAATCAGCAGTTTCCATTGAGGTGTATTCGTTATAGTTGTCTTTTGGTCAGTGAAACTCTTGCTTTACTGGCATTTTAAGGACATAACCTACCTCGGTAAACTATACTCTTGGTACTTTGATGTCTACTACAAGTCTGAAGTTTCGTAACAAGATCGGAATATTATGTAATGTAGAGAATACCCTTTCAAGAAAAAACGTAAGAGGATAGAAAATAACTTCTCATCTTTCCTAAATGTCTCCATTGAAAGTGGAGCTTCAAAGAATTTGTTCCAATTTGTATGTTTGATCTTCAAGGTAAAGTATTGTAGTAAAACAAGAGAAAATTGGGATATGTCCCAAAATCGACTGTCATCTTGGGGATATGTCCCAGGATTCCAGTTTCGGGAATATGCCCAAAGTAACGGTTTCTGTCAAGGAACCGTTAAATAGTCAATTTGTCGTAAATGTGTTTGGATTTTTCACTAATTTCTTTGAGGTTTTTTCTTCCTGAATATGTTCCTCAACCTTGTAAAGGTGTTAGTATATAGTATATTTATCTTTTAATTCGCATATGTAATCCTAAGTGTGTGCGAATGTTGACTACTTAACGGTtttggatgggattttggacGGCTGAGACATATTCTCGAAAACTGGAATCCTTGGACATATCCCCAAGATGACGGTCGATTTTGGGGCATATCCCCaattttccttaaaacgaagcTGGGATAGCAATTATGCGTCATATGACTGAAACACAGAGGTAACCGAAGAACTTTGGCAACTTTGCACCAGTTTGCCAGAAATCGCAAATATAAAAGACTAAGAATGTGACAACTTTGGGTCCTAATTTTATGGCCAGTGTTACGTTTGGATTCTAGAAAGTTGtgaattagagtttgggtcataGGACGACAGTTCACGGTCTATTTTAGACAGTTATAAAATTGAATTAAATTTGGAAATGACCAACTAAATAtggatttttaatttatttctaaCTTTGCCATCGTTAGACACATGTATAACGAATCTGTCGATGGATTATCCACGACTAAAGGGACCAAAACCAAAACACGGTCCATCGACTCCATTTTACCGGACTTATGAAATAGAGAAATTCACCCCCTGAACCATAAAAGAGGTGATGAACATGGTAATCTTCTCTGTAATATTTCCTTCATCAATCCCATCCGTAACTAAACCACCCCTACATTTCTCACTACACCCCTAATCCCTGTCCCTGTTTGCATCGGAACCCAATTTGAAATCCTAGAATCCAAAAATATTGGTTTTGCAGAAGGGATCAATGGGTTGAACTCAATTGGGAAGAAAATGACGATACTGGCAAAGAAGATAAAAACCCGTTTTCCAATATATCCAAATTCGTAGAACTTGCTGCTCTTAAGTGTTGCTTTATTGCCTCTCTTTTTAGTTTCATCGTCACTACTCTTTTGCCAATGCAAGTTccatattattttattatcaCTACTCTTTTGTGAATGCAAGTTCCATTTTTCAGAAATTGTTGATATATTCCTGTTTAATTCTATTAATTTTGTTCTACATGAAAATCTTAATTTTGATTATCTAGATTCAGAAATATTTGAAATATCTATATACTTTAAGAATTTGGGAAATTTGATCATTTTGATTGAATCACCTGATATTGATGGGTTGTGAATTTTAGGGCTGTTGTTTTTCCATCAAACCAGCTTTACGGTGTAGGCCTCCATTAATGGAACTGAAGGAATGAGTTTTGGAAAAACATCCAGGTCGATAATTAGCATTAGTGTGGGAGTGAAATTATTCATCAATGCTCTAATTTTagcaaaacatgaaaaacaaccCATTATCTGGCATCTTCGGATATGGGCACCTAACTTGCGGCAATTAGATataaaaacaaagatgattctaaatttatatatttcaaattaCGAACTGTGAAAAACAACTGACCTGTTAACCCTGCTTAGGGGAGAACTTGAATACACAACTTGCTGACGCTCTAGGAAGACTCGAAATATCTTCCATTAGATTTTCACTTTTCATGTACGAAATGAGATCACGAGAAAAAGTCATTGTTGTCAAAGCTTTTGCATTCTTCAAAATCAGTTTCAACCACCTCATCCCCTTGCCTTGCCAGTAAAGTTATTGAACCTAACTAATTTCAGGTGTAAAAATGAACATCTAGTAGCCACCATATCAAGCGCCCAAGCATCGTCTTCATTGCCATTGTTATCTTCACCTTCCGCACCGTCATTGTAGAGAAAATTTGGGGGCGATTTTGGATGGGGGCATGAGGACCTGTAGGAAACTACCATTTGTCAataaattttttaattaattattcttCCATTTTTATAATAAGGGTGTTTAGGGAAATATAGGTGGTTGGTTTCCTTTTTCTTATCTTTCTATTCTAAGAAATACGAAGGAAGAAAACCTCCATTCATCTCCATGACATTGAACTAGCGAAGATTAAAAGATTAGATTTTTATAATGAACCATGATTggtctttctttttctttactgaTATTGGATCTTGTTTGAATTAGGGAAAACTGTAACGTAAGATTAAAAgattagatttttattttcataattttgGATCTTGAGTTTAATCCTATAAATCTTATAATGCCAGCAAAGTCTCGACAGTCATTAAATCTTATAGCACCGTTTTGAGTAAGTTAGGTCCTAGTAACCAGAAACGGGAACGATATCGGGAGAGGGAGCGAGGACGGAAGCGGGGAACGCaacattttcaaaaaatgagATACCGAAAGCGAGTTGGGAGCGTGAATTACATTTTTCCAGAATATTAGTTATACTACCAATTTTCCAATATTGTAATCAAGAAATAAAACAAGTACATAAATATATAGAAAATGTGACTTAAGTGCAGAAATAAAACAAGTACATAAATATTTAGAAAATCTGAGTTGTACTAGCATTCAGTAATGCAAGTTTTGTTACTTTGGCACTATCACCGAACAGGACTCTTGCATCAACTTCttttttcttaaatttctctCATCTCTTTTGAAACTTTAGAACACAGGTTTATACCTTGAGGTTTGAAGCTCGGTAAAATACCAATAAAGTGTTGACGCACCTTTGTAAAAGATCCCATTCAGGGTTTCACTTGGCACTCGAAATTGCATATGAATTtcttcccaccaccacctcctcctttaTCTCCAGTTttcttatcaatcttttcaacGTACTTCCAAAGAGGAGTTGAGGTTGATTCTTCAGCTTGGTCACCATCATCCTCTTCTAAATTTATTATTGGTCAcaatcaagcttgttttcactagCATGATACCACGCGagagaaccaaagatatgaattgagtcataatCATAAGTTGGTTTACCAAATCACTTCTCcataggagttttaccttctaatgcagatgatggcaacctattaatgacGAAGCACGCATATATAACTGCCTCAGCCCAATACGCcttacctaatccagcattagataacatacatcgtaccttctccagcaaagtacgattcatgcgtCCTACTACCCCATTTTGTTGCGATGTATTCTTAACGGTGAAGTGTCTTTTTAtcccctcatcctgacatacttgcaagaatggATAACTCTTGTACTCTCCAGCATTGTCCAAACGTAGTACtttgatctttctgccagtttgagtctcagttgcctttttccacctcacaaagacttctaggacttcatccttatgccttatggtgtacacccatacacgcctagaatagtcatcaatgaacgacacaaaccaatggttccctcccaatgatgcattctttgaaggaccccaaacatctgagtgaacatagtcaagaactccactagtattgtggatagttgtgccaaagcttgttcttgttttcttgcccttaacacaatgttcacaaaatgctAACTTGCAGGCGATACCACCTTTCAACAAGTCTTGTTGAATCAACCTATGCAACGACTTCTCACCTAGATATGCAAGTCGCATGTTCCATAGCTTTGTCTTCTCGGTAGCTGCACTCTCGATGTGTTCATAAATAAACACATCCCCTGTTGTTGTACTACCAATCTAGTAGTACAAGTTATGATGATGTATGCCCTTCATAGATCCAGAGGTTACCTTTAGAACACCATATTCAGCGACTAACTTGTATCCCTTAGCTTCCAAAGTTCCGAGcaaaatcagattcttctttatgGCAGGTACAAACCTTACCTCCTTCAGCTCTctaaccataccatcatgcatcttgatacgAACACTACCAATCCCAATCACCCTGAAGGTATGATTGTTTTCCATACGTACTTCTCCATTAAACTCTTCAAAAATTGAGAACCAGTCCCAATATGGACATATATGATACGTTGCTCCAGTATCTAATACCCATGTACCATCTACAATAGTACAAGATGATGGTGTCACAATTAGTgagaaatcagaagcatcatctGATTATTCATTACTTTTATCAATGTTCACCTCGGTATTACTATTATCTCCTTCTGTTGCCTTACGCTTGGTACAACCTTTAGCCCAATGACCAAAGTCATGGAACCAAGCACACTCATCTTTCTGCAGTCGCCTTCTACTCTTAGAACGTCCTCTACCTTTACCATAACAAccattcttctttctcctgtctgttgaacgacctcttATAAGAAGTAAGTCATTATTAGCTTCACTTGCAAGGTCTTCACGATCCATCTTCCTAAACTCCTCACTACGCAATGCAGTAATGACCTCAGCGTATATCATCTTATCCTTGCCGTGCATTAATGCTTTAATCACGGGTTTATACttttcaggaagagagtttatcagagacaaagcttgttcctcgtctttgatcttctcatcgtagttaaccaactcagcaaggagtttattatatgaatttgaaaaggcgagggtacccaaatatacctcaagctaaaacttttcctacctataagtcctttctccgaaagtgattgtctatggactgagtcgacacaatgccactaatcggttcacacttcgtgtaatcgtctatggatacaagatcaagacaatacagcaacgaagtatgtttactcgataaaaaggttcggacttaaccaaacacaataggattgcttatcaagtaataggaattaacttttgtgtaatttactttaattataataaaacaattataatgcggagaataaaagtaaatgacacagcaagattttgttaacgaggaaaccgcaaatgcagaaaaaccccgggaccttgtccagaattgaatactctcaggattaagccgctacacaaaattaaaccaacttcatatagttgagaccaagcaactaaacctatagttcacctagttccttctgtattcccatgcctccaacttatgaataagtcacgtacttggaacaatttctttggttcgtattccaaacagttaaggaacaacaaatatgtttggtatcaactctcttcaaccaagtgatgtgagtttgacaaaggctcttctgtttatctcaattaaaaaccacaaaatgaaactctcaaagttataatggtgtagttaacactattaaaactaaaaatatgaAACAGTCAACTTAATTATAACAAAAATTAATTTCTTTCAATAAAGGCTATAAAAAACATATTGATTGggaataaatttatgttttgaaaatatattccCAACATAAACTATTCGGTACATCTACTACCTGGGGCTGGGTTGCAGTGCACCCTCTTTGAATTGCTGGATTACTTTGATCCATGACATCAAAGTAATCCACCACTTTCAAGGATATATACATACACATCGACTCAGTTTGTGTTTCCGAATACAGTCGCATACAAATTTTGGGTCAAAACTCAGGATAAAAATTTGGCATCCTAGAGCTTGGCTGTCAAACCATCCTTTTCCCAAATGAGAAAACTCACGCCACATTATTCTAACAGGTCCACACCATATTTCTTCTGGATCGTAATGTTGTTGATAATTGTGCCAGAAGATAATAAAATCGTAGTTTATTATACGCGCAACCCATAGCCACATCATAGAATGTTGTTTAACGGACGATTGGGCTAGGTAATTAGGCATACCAAGTCCACAACCACATGCCTGTCTTTCTTTTTTGAGGACTTTCTTGTTTAGTCCAGTAAACCCGACCCggattaatggctagtccagctGGAAAACATATTTAgtcgctagtccaaaaaagttttgaaaagagtaaaattactctactaatcctaacatataatattatgtatattaatacatatgttactacatatgtagtatatagtatactagtagtaactagtatactagtagtaatatgtaatatgtagtaataacatatgtagctagtagtatactagtagcaaCTAGTATACtggtagtaatatgtagtatactagtagtaactagtactagtagtaatatgttgtatattgatactacatactaatatgtagtatgttatatattgatactacatatcaatatgtagtatcaatatgttatgttcaatactgttatgttatgtattgatactacacattgatatgtagtatgttatatattgatactacatatcaatatgtagtatgttatatatttatatgtagtatgtttgGTATGTAGTATGTTATTTATTGatcctacatattgatatgtagtatgttatgtattgatactacatatcaaaaaaatttatgtattgatactacatggtactactagtactagttgcTAGTATACTATATACTAGTTACTATACTAGCATATACTAtactagtatagtaaagtagttacctaatttactagtaacaaattagtaacatatttttgttactactagtatagtacatattaatatgtagtatcaccgtattgatattactagtatgtagtaacatactactagtaacatttacatgtgttgatactaattagatttGGAAGAGTGTTTTAAGCATTTaaaaaatacactttataatctccacgaagtttttggactagagagtaaataatctagtctaaaaacatgtttttggactaagaagtaaatgtttttcacggatggactagccattaactgggtcatgaaaaattggactaaacagtaattcTTACTTCATTTTTTCGAAAACGTAACTTTCTATggattttccattttttccgaaCGAAAACAACTACCAAAAACACCGATCCTTCCACATTCTAACTGGCTTTGGGTTTCTCatagcttatatatatataaatatacttAGTTTTCTTTAAGCTTTGTTAATTCGACTGATCATCATGCCTACTTCAGAGACCATAACCTTAAGTAGTGATGGAGAAGATTTTGTGGTCGAAGAAGATATTTCTCTTCAATCTGAATTTGTTAAGAAATATATGCGAATACCAATACCCCTCATATCAAGCAAGGTTTTGGCTAAAGTTGTCGAATACTGCAAGAAACATGATGAAAGTCCTCGAGGGGACGATGGTAAAACTGAGGAAGAGGGACTGAAGACTTGGGATGCTGAATTTTTTAACGTCGACTTGTATACATTCTTAGAAATTATGTTTGCTGCAAAATTGTTGGGTATTAAAAACTTAGAGGATTTTGTTGATCAAAAAACTGCCACAATGATCATGACAATGTTCGATAACGTTAAAAAGATATTCGGGGTCATCAGGGAAATTTTCCAGATGTTCGGTAAAGTTTATAATTTTTTGAAAGCGAGACCTTCTGGTAGTATATTATGGGACAGCGTTTGGTTTCTTTTCAAGTGTctgctttattttcttttattattttggtaGAATGTTTTTTAAAAGGGAAACCGCAATGGTAGAAC
The genomic region above belongs to Papaver somniferum cultivar HN1 unplaced genomic scaffold, ASM357369v1 unplaced-scaffold_7, whole genome shotgun sequence and contains:
- the LOC113343902 gene encoding SKP1-like protein 1A produces the protein MPTSETITLSSDGEDFVVEEDISLQSEFVKKYMRIPIPLISSKVLAKVVEYCKKHDESPRGDDGKTEEEGLKTWDAEFFNVDLYTFLEIMFAAKLLGIKNLEDFVDQKTATMIMTMFDNVKKIFGVIREIFQIMFFKRETAMVEQGIGAFPQSDS